One genomic region from Gemmobacter sp. 24YEA27 encodes:
- a CDS encoding plasmid partitioning protein RepB C-terminal domain-containing protein yields MTDRPKDPNENGGRIHLAFDRSFVTVPVSAIIPLKALPDGARESRAFSQVLSSIRAIGLVEAPVVIPDTTKPGNYFLLDGHLRIEALKELGIVEVECLLAKDDDTYTYNKRVNRIPPIQEHRMIARAIERGVTSAEIAEALNLQIESVLRRYRLLEGISPEAAEMLKDTPCSMKVFDILRQMTAVRQIEAADLMIGQNNFSVMFARAIRAATPENQLAAVRKGKGAGAPTPSSQQIARMERELATLQTQVKSVEDTYGIDNLHLTVARGYLVKMLASNRVIRWLAKYHQDYLGEFQKIAEIDSLGPILGSPEA; encoded by the coding sequence ATGACTGACCGACCCAAAGATCCGAACGAGAACGGCGGACGCATCCATCTTGCCTTCGACCGCAGCTTCGTGACCGTTCCCGTCTCTGCTATCATTCCGCTGAAAGCATTGCCGGACGGCGCTCGGGAGAGTCGTGCGTTCTCGCAGGTCCTGAGCTCAATCAGGGCGATCGGTCTGGTGGAGGCGCCGGTCGTGATCCCCGACACGACGAAACCGGGCAACTATTTCCTGCTGGACGGCCATCTGCGCATCGAAGCCCTGAAAGAGCTTGGGATCGTGGAGGTCGAATGCCTGCTCGCCAAGGATGACGACACCTATACCTACAACAAGCGCGTCAATCGCATTCCGCCGATTCAGGAGCACCGGATGATCGCCCGCGCCATTGAGCGTGGCGTGACCTCCGCAGAAATCGCCGAAGCGCTCAATCTTCAGATCGAATCCGTGCTGCGTCGCTACAGGCTGCTTGAAGGGATCAGCCCGGAAGCAGCCGAAATGCTGAAGGATACGCCCTGCTCAATGAAGGTGTTCGACATCCTGCGGCAGATGACAGCAGTCCGACAGATCGAAGCGGCGGATCTCATGATCGGGCAGAACAATTTCTCGGTAATGTTCGCACGCGCCATCCGCGCCGCCACACCCGAGAACCAGCTCGCGGCCGTCAGGAAAGGAAAGGGTGCTGGAGCCCCCACCCCGTCCAGCCAACAGATCGCCCGCATGGAGCGGGAACTGGCCACCCTCCAGACGCAGGTCAAGTCGGTCGAAGACACCTATGGCATAGACAATCTGCATCTGACCGTCGCGCGCGGCTACCTTGTGAAAATGCTAGCCAGTAACCGCGTCATCCGCTGGCTGGCGAAGTATCACCAGGACTATCTCGGAGAGTTCCAGAAGATCGCGGAGATCGACAGCCTGGGACCAATCCTGGGATCACCCGAAGCCTGA
- a CDS encoding DUF2274 domain-containing protein, with translation MVKLKLAPPADDKPVRITVELPAGLHRDLVEYGRLLAAAGASPIEPARLIAPMLERFIATDRGFAKARRPKI, from the coding sequence ATGGTGAAGCTGAAGCTCGCGCCGCCAGCCGACGACAAGCCGGTGAGGATCACCGTTGAACTGCCTGCAGGGCTGCACCGTGATCTTGTCGAGTACGGGCGGTTGCTGGCGGCCGCAGGGGCATCGCCCATCGAACCGGCGCGGCTGATTGCGCCGATGCTGGAGCGGTTTATCGCGACGGATCGTGGATTCGCAAAGGCGCGGCGTCCAAAAATCTGA
- a CDS encoding TrbI/VirB10 family protein: MSGGKPAPETASPMRLRAEPARVTRLSRRMLAGTTAIALVMIGGALIYALQTRQAGEDGEELYSIENRATADGLAALPRDYTGPTLGPPLPGDLGGPILDAQNRGQPVVPPMIAAPSAVDPDEERRRAEEEAARLSRVFFPATPGAGGAAGTASPGFAGLDLSGVTGSQDPQSAFLNGPVDRQTVAVDRIAAPASPWILQAGSVIPAALITGIRSDLPGQITAQVTEPVYDSPTGSLLLIPQGTRIIGEYDSGVGTGQRRVLLVWNRLIFPDGSSLVLERLPGADAAGYAGLEDGVDYHWGAVFKAAGLATLLAIGTELATDDEDRLVRAIRDGAQDTISEVGQQIVQRQIQVAPTLTIRPGFPVRIIVTRDLVFRKQGE, encoded by the coding sequence ATGAGCGGCGGCAAACCTGCACCCGAGACCGCCTCGCCGATGCGGCTGCGCGCCGAGCCGGCCCGGGTCACCCGGCTGTCGCGGCGCATGCTGGCGGGGACCACCGCCATTGCGCTGGTCATGATCGGAGGCGCGCTGATCTATGCGCTGCAGACCCGACAGGCCGGAGAAGATGGCGAGGAACTCTATTCTATCGAGAACCGCGCCACCGCCGATGGGCTGGCAGCCCTGCCGCGCGATTATACCGGCCCGACCCTCGGCCCGCCGCTGCCCGGCGATCTGGGCGGGCCAATCCTCGATGCGCAAAATCGGGGCCAGCCTGTGGTCCCGCCGATGATCGCGGCACCGTCTGCGGTCGATCCCGACGAAGAACGTCGTCGCGCCGAGGAAGAGGCCGCGCGGCTGAGCCGGGTGTTCTTCCCTGCCACGCCTGGCGCCGGTGGCGCGGCGGGCACAGCCTCTCCGGGTTTTGCCGGACTCGACCTGTCGGGGGTAACAGGATCGCAGGATCCGCAGAGCGCTTTCCTGAACGGGCCGGTGGATCGCCAGACCGTGGCGGTCGACCGTATTGCGGCCCCGGCCTCGCCCTGGATTCTGCAGGCCGGATCGGTGATCCCGGCCGCGCTGATCACCGGCATCCGCTCCGATCTGCCGGGCCAGATCACCGCCCAGGTCACCGAACCCGTCTATGACAGCCCGACCGGATCCCTGCTGCTGATCCCGCAGGGCACCCGGATCATCGGCGAATACGATTCCGGCGTCGGCACCGGCCAGCGCCGGGTGCTGCTGGTCTGGAACCGCCTGATCTTCCCCGACGGATCCTCGCTGGTGCTGGAACGTCTGCCCGGCGCCGATGCTGCCGGCTATGCCGGGTTGGAGGATGGTGTCGATTATCACTGGGGCGCTGTCTTCAAGGCCGCCGGTCTTGCGACCCTGCTGGCGATCGGCACTGAGCTCGCCACTGATGACGAGGACCGCCTTGTCCGCGCCATCCGCGACGGTGCCCAGGACACGATCAGCGAGGTCGGCCAGCAGATCGTCCAGCGCCAGATACAGGTGGCGCCAACCCTCACCATCCGGCCGGGCTTTCCCGTCAGGATCATCGTCACGCGGGACCTCGTGTTCCGCAAGCAGGGGGAGTGA
- the trbF gene encoding conjugal transfer protein TrbF — MSIFKRAAPHYGKTPAPETPYQKAAQVWDERIGSARVQAKNWRLMAFGSLILSAGFATALVWQSARGTVVPWVVQVDDLGQAQTVAPAVADYRPSDPQIAWHLGRFIEQVRAIPADPIIVRQNWLRAYDWTTDRGAAALNDHARENDPFAKVGRAQIAIEVSSVIRASPDSFRVAWTEKHYESGQLSSTERWTAILTIVIRTPRDAATLRANPLGIYVNAISWSREMSQ; from the coding sequence ATGAGCATCTTCAAAAGGGCAGCCCCCCATTACGGCAAGACACCCGCCCCCGAGACCCCCTATCAGAAGGCCGCCCAGGTCTGGGACGAACGCATCGGCTCCGCCCGGGTGCAGGCGAAGAACTGGCGGCTGATGGCGTTTGGCTCGCTGATCCTCTCGGCAGGTTTTGCCACCGCGCTGGTCTGGCAATCGGCGCGCGGCACCGTGGTGCCCTGGGTGGTGCAGGTCGACGATCTCGGCCAGGCGCAGACCGTCGCTCCGGCCGTGGCCGACTATCGCCCCTCCGATCCGCAGATCGCCTGGCATCTCGGCCGCTTCATTGAGCAGGTCCGCGCCATCCCGGCTGATCCGATCATTGTCCGCCAGAACTGGCTCAGGGCCTATGACTGGACCACGGATCGCGGGGCGGCGGCGCTGAACGATCATGCCCGCGAGAACGATCCCTTCGCGAAGGTCGGGCGCGCCCAGATCGCCATCGAGGTCTCCTCGGTCATCCGCGCCTCGCCGGACAGCTTCCGGGTGGCCTGGACCGAGAAGCATTACGAGAGCGGCCAGCTTTCCAGCACCGAGCGCTGGACCGCGATCCTGACCATCGTGATCCGCACGCCGCGCGATGCCGCAACGCTCAGGGCCAATCCCCTCGGCATCTATGTCAACGCCATCAGCTGGTCGCGGGAGATGAGCCAATGA
- the trbL gene encoding P-type conjugative transfer protein TrbL has protein sequence MGGTGVIDSFLGIFTSYIDSGFGLLGGEVAFIASTLIVIDVTLAALFWSWGADDDILARLVKKTLFVGVFAYLIGNWNSLAQIVFDSFAGLGLMASGTSFSTADLLRPGRVAQTGLDAGRPLLESISDLMGFVSFFENFIQIACLLFAWVLVLLAFFILAVQLFVTLIEFKLTTLAGFVLIPFGLFGKTAFMAERVLGNVVSSGIKVLVLAVIIGIGSTLFGQFTAGFGGLAPTVDDAMAIVLAALSLLGLGIFGPGIASGLVSGGPQLGAGAAVGTGLAGAATLIATGGGAMMAAKGGAAAVRGGAATAGAASAAYSLNSAGQSGAAGIAAGAAGIGKAAGGAALSPLRRAAASITASHASGVKAGFTGTGGTTTQGSLGSGPGGAAGSSGGGTSSPGWAQHLSHGSGITRSAGMAAHTIRAGDSRGGGASVSLSESDRR, from the coding sequence ATGGGCGGCACCGGCGTCATCGACAGCTTTCTCGGCATCTTCACCAGCTACATCGACTCCGGCTTCGGCCTGCTCGGCGGCGAGGTCGCCTTCATCGCCTCCACCCTGATCGTGATCGACGTGACGCTGGCCGCGCTCTTCTGGTCCTGGGGTGCGGATGACGACATCCTTGCCCGGCTGGTGAAGAAGACCCTCTTCGTCGGCGTCTTCGCTTACCTGATCGGGAACTGGAACAGCCTCGCGCAGATCGTCTTCGACAGTTTCGCGGGCCTCGGCCTGATGGCCTCAGGCACAAGCTTCTCGACCGCCGATCTTCTGCGCCCCGGCCGCGTCGCGCAGACCGGCCTCGATGCCGGACGACCGCTGCTGGAGTCGATCTCCGACCTGATGGGGTTCGTGTCCTTCTTCGAGAACTTCATCCAGATCGCCTGTCTTCTCTTCGCCTGGGTGCTGGTGCTGCTCGCCTTCTTCATCCTCGCCGTGCAACTCTTCGTCACCCTGATCGAGTTCAAGCTCACCACGCTGGCGGGCTTCGTCCTCATCCCCTTCGGCCTCTTCGGCAAAACTGCCTTCATGGCCGAGCGAGTGCTGGGCAATGTCGTCTCCTCCGGCATCAAGGTGCTGGTCCTCGCCGTGATCATCGGCATCGGCTCGACCCTCTTTGGCCAGTTCACCGCAGGTTTCGGCGGCCTTGCCCCGACCGTCGATGATGCCATGGCCATCGTCCTCGCGGCCCTTTCGCTCCTCGGTCTCGGCATCTTCGGCCCCGGCATCGCCTCGGGCCTCGTCTCCGGCGGGCCGCAGCTTGGCGCGGGCGCCGCCGTCGGTACTGGCCTTGCCGGAGCCGCCACGCTGATCGCGACCGGCGGCGGCGCGATGATGGCGGCAAAAGGCGGCGCTGCGGCCGTTCGCGGTGGTGCCGCCACGGCAGGCGCTGCCTCTGCCGCCTATTCCCTGAACTCGGCAGGCCAGTCTGGTGCAGCCGGTATCGCTGCCGGGGCGGCCGGGATCGGCAAGGCCGCTGGCGGTGCCGCCCTCTCTCCGCTGCGCCGAGCCGCCGCCAGCATCACCGCCAGCCATGCCTCGGGCGTGAAGGCCGGGTTCACCGGCACCGGCGGCACCACCACGCAAGGCAGCCTTGGTTCTGGCCCCGGTGGCGCTGCCGGGTCGTCTGGCGGTGGGACCTCCTCCCCCGGCTGGGCGCAGCACCTGTCGCATGGTTCCGGCATCACCCGCTCCGCCGGGATGGCCGCCCATACCATCCGCGCCGGGGACAGCCGGGGCGGCGGAGCTTCCGTTTCTCTTTCCGAAAGCGATCGCAGATGA
- a CDS encoding excisionase family DNA-binding protein: protein MTMLAHRQLPPSAQDAAIARVSGQVLSRYARQKRPLTLRVTDAEQERPLELPAGAVALLMDILEAMAAGRGVTLMPENAELTTVQAAEVLNVSRPFLIKLLDEAAIPHRKVGKHRRIRMEDVMAYKAAIDREREAVLDQLVSEAQGQDIGYHRP from the coding sequence ATGACCATGCTCGCCCATCGACAGCTTCCTCCCTCCGCACAGGATGCCGCGATTGCGCGTGTGTCCGGCCAGGTTCTGTCCCGCTATGCTCGTCAGAAACGTCCCCTGACCTTGCGCGTCACCGATGCCGAACAAGAGCGCCCGCTCGAACTCCCCGCCGGAGCAGTCGCCCTTCTGATGGACATCCTGGAGGCGATGGCCGCCGGGCGCGGCGTCACCCTGATGCCGGAGAATGCAGAACTTACCACGGTGCAAGCCGCCGAAGTGCTGAACGTCTCACGTCCCTTCCTCATCAAGCTGCTGGACGAAGCCGCGATCCCCCACCGCAAGGTCGGCAAGCATCGTCGCATCCGCATGGAAGACGTGATGGCCTACAAAGCAGCCATCGACCGCGAGCGCGAGGCCGTGCTCGACCAGCTTGTCAGTGAGGCACAAGGACAGGATATTGGCTACCATCGTCCATGA
- a CDS encoding PIN domain-containing protein has product MQLAVTDLFRARWTADIHREWIEALLRNEPSRDRAALERTRDLMDRATRVSLVEGYHALIPALTLPDPDDRHVLAAAIIGRCDVIVPQNLVDFPVEALTPFGIDVQHPDEFLVNHLHLAPGLFCGSVRKVRARLKNPPYSVEDYFGTLTQIGLVATAAELGGFAELL; this is encoded by the coding sequence TTGCAGTTGGCCGTCACAGACCTGTTCAGGGCGCGCTGGACGGCCGATATCCATCGTGAATGGATCGAGGCGCTGCTGCGCAACGAACCTTCGCGGGATAGGGCAGCTCTGGAACGTACGCGTGACCTGATGGACCGGGCCACGCGAGTCAGCTTGGTCGAGGGATACCATGCCCTCATACCGGCGCTGACCTTGCCCGATCCTGATGACAGGCACGTGCTGGCCGCTGCCATCATTGGACGCTGCGATGTGATCGTGCCCCAAAACCTCGTCGACTTCCCGGTCGAGGCGCTGACGCCCTTCGGCATCGACGTGCAGCACCCTGACGAATTCCTGGTCAATCACCTGCATCTCGCACCCGGCCTGTTCTGCGGTTCCGTCCGCAAGGTGCGCGCCCGGTTGAAGAACCCGCCCTATAGCGTCGAGGACTATTTCGGCACCCTGACGCAAATCGGGCTGGTCGCCACGGCAGCCGAACTTGGCGGGTTTGCAGAACTACTCTGA
- a CDS encoding HNH endonuclease signature motif containing protein — protein sequence MSGPSEKTVRRLFALSGNACAFPDCPSPIVEAEGTITGEICHVRAQSKGGPRYGASQTEQERHAFENLLLLCRRHHKIIDTEPDIYSVEVLEEMKAVQETRFGRLEQASDGIFAKLLLNAKRVVEITNNSGSIVVDSPGAIVGRTINVSTSRKAVHVHPAAGTIGADQNASRYIQHLISRYNEFASKEPTRASKFNYGAISKNIEHKFGAQWKLLPMSAFADLCTYLQTRIDKTRLAKLNKSNGHSSYSSFTKYTQGMQSRMER from the coding sequence TTGTCGGGACCATCGGAAAAGACAGTTCGCAGATTGTTTGCTCTATCGGGAAATGCATGCGCGTTTCCCGATTGCCCGTCACCGATTGTCGAGGCGGAGGGCACAATCACAGGCGAAATCTGCCATGTCCGGGCGCAAAGCAAAGGCGGTCCGAGATATGGAGCATCCCAGACAGAACAGGAGAGACATGCTTTTGAAAACCTGCTCCTCCTATGCCGACGGCACCACAAGATTATCGACACAGAGCCAGACATCTACTCGGTCGAGGTGCTCGAGGAAATGAAGGCGGTTCAGGAAACGCGATTTGGCCGGCTCGAGCAGGCAAGCGACGGCATATTTGCCAAGCTGCTGCTGAACGCGAAACGTGTGGTTGAGATCACCAACAACAGCGGGAGTATCGTGGTTGATAGTCCAGGGGCCATCGTGGGCAGAACGATAAATGTAAGTACATCTCGCAAAGCTGTTCACGTTCATCCCGCGGCGGGTACAATCGGTGCCGATCAGAATGCCAGCCGCTACATTCAGCACCTGATCAGCCGCTACAACGAGTTCGCCTCCAAAGAACCCACACGAGCATCCAAGTTCAACTATGGCGCAATATCCAAGAACATTGAGCATAAATTCGGAGCGCAGTGGAAGCTGCTTCCGATGTCGGCTTTCGCCGATCTTTGCACCTATCTGCAGACCCGGATCGACAAGACGCGCCTCGCCAAGCTGAACAAATCCAATGGGCACTCCTCATACTCAAGCTTCACCAAGTATACGCAAGGAATGCAATCTCGAATGGAAAGGTGA
- a CDS encoding XRE family transcriptional regulator, with protein MPGVEGFVPARLRMARSARALLQKELAELVERAHTTISKWESEDHDQKPDPAVLPRLAEALGVEVSWFFKPVDQAKGAAFFRSMKSELGRMRDKAEAKLGFVEAIDNALSEHVELPPVDVPDLVGDRDFRTLRIADIEHYARALREHWSLGDEPIEDLLLVIENAGIVVAQDEIGSAKLDGVSRWAESGRPYMLLARDKNVGVRRRFDAAHELGHVVLHRWVNPHDLAEHFTLIEEQAMAFAGAFLLPESSFGEDVYSLSLEVLLSIKPKWKVAVAAMIKRLAAMERITPEYERRLWQYYSYRRWRGFEPLDGELPVEQPQNLAASIEMILDEGIVSRSDLIREIGLSAADIANLSGLSEDYLSPAPQNLVRLKPSVRVTGMLPDGDAEVVSLSDRRKL; from the coding sequence ATGCCCGGCGTTGAGGGATTCGTGCCAGCGCGGCTGCGTATGGCGCGTAGCGCTCGCGCACTTCTACAGAAAGAATTGGCCGAGTTGGTCGAGCGCGCCCATACGACCATCTCTAAGTGGGAGAGCGAGGATCATGATCAAAAACCTGACCCCGCCGTTCTGCCACGTCTCGCGGAGGCCCTTGGGGTCGAAGTGAGCTGGTTCTTCAAGCCGGTCGACCAAGCGAAAGGCGCTGCTTTCTTCCGCTCTATGAAGTCGGAACTGGGCCGTATGCGAGACAAGGCCGAGGCGAAGCTCGGCTTCGTCGAAGCGATCGACAACGCGCTGAGCGAGCACGTCGAATTGCCGCCGGTCGATGTTCCGGACCTGGTCGGTGATCGCGATTTCCGGACGCTGCGGATCGCGGATATCGAACATTATGCGCGCGCCCTGCGCGAGCATTGGTCGCTCGGCGACGAGCCGATAGAGGACCTTCTACTGGTGATTGAGAATGCCGGCATCGTCGTTGCTCAAGACGAGATTGGTTCGGCTAAGCTCGACGGGGTTTCGCGTTGGGCCGAGAGTGGCCGACCCTATATGCTTCTAGCGCGAGATAAGAACGTTGGTGTGCGCCGCCGGTTCGATGCAGCCCACGAACTCGGGCACGTTGTATTGCATCGCTGGGTCAATCCTCACGATCTGGCTGAGCATTTCACGCTCATCGAAGAGCAAGCCATGGCCTTCGCCGGTGCCTTCTTGCTACCCGAGTCTTCATTCGGCGAGGACGTTTACTCATTGTCGCTGGAGGTGCTGCTCAGCATCAAACCCAAGTGGAAAGTCGCTGTAGCCGCAATGATTAAGCGCCTTGCCGCGATGGAACGTATCACTCCCGAGTACGAGCGGCGGCTCTGGCAGTACTACAGCTATCGACGCTGGCGCGGGTTTGAGCCCCTCGACGGGGAGTTGCCGGTTGAGCAGCCTCAGAACCTTGCTGCGTCAATCGAGATGATCCTTGATGAGGGTATAGTCAGTCGCTCCGACCTCATTCGAGAGATCGGGCTAAGTGCCGCAGATATCGCGAACTTGAGCGGGCTTTCGGAGGATTATCTTTCTCCAGCGCCGCAAAACTTGGTGCGACTGAAACCGTCAGTGCGCGTTACTGGCATGCTTCCGGATGGGGATGCTGAAGTTGTGTCGTTGAGTGATCGGCGCAAGCTTTGA
- a CDS encoding AAA family ATPase, giving the protein MADPTLLHSLTLEGFRAYLQPKTFDFSKKPSLAIFAPNGLGKSSVIDALEFIFSEHGTLDRLGQRALNNQAGPSALVHNGAQAAGIAPVVKFTTITGKITIDGSRSAAGNPRPIHAAASAMKAGFFVAPIIRGYTLRTFVEEHKAETRYSDVVRWLQLSPLVEVQKNLRLLRREIKAAAENTAEQVRLAGQLRAETDQLVQAWDNAAVLAFINANVIARLDPALTMKVLDAGDAGYVDIGKRVAAEEKSVGLAGLRQVRNSVIALWQKTVPEDGGDPEYAGAIAAFDEALSVLADAKDTEADERDKAAGTVFRSVWKEAEKLFADDAAAPNECPVCATAIGYTAAGSVPAIRDLLKTHLDDLQSYNDAKTALDDADKAATKAHNQLIARLPAMIDHLPDDDPDGFKAALIEYHAGVAAWPTAAAPASAAITAELEGSLTGLDQDIAAIEDKQGEHTWVKVKASIDRMLKLQTDVALATRTTEELTALHEALGTQATLVSGKIREKIQSLLDTLQAPMNDIYKEIQGDKARPIRLELPGEDDTNQQRMQLVIDFADNRQGVAPGGYLSDSQIHSVALALRLAAIKKFNGAAPVIALDDVVTSYDADHRRAIGALLAKMFTDCQIILVTHDERFFNHLKDQLAAKDWQFTRIIGLDPAYGPRFADHKVTDEMIADRWEKGESAANEMRQAEEEWLLGIARGFGVNLRIRQLEKAYSYERSELASAIGGFLSDIKLTPADVPGVNNRFIASLVKGDIENFGSHFQDAPYGDGSIGDEKTRWDEFRTFRRQFECVCGRTKYQRPFGLSKPICAHDKCETQFELKPLVV; this is encoded by the coding sequence ATGGCTGATCCGACGCTGCTTCACTCGCTGACACTCGAAGGCTTTCGCGCCTATCTTCAGCCCAAGACCTTCGACTTCAGTAAGAAGCCCAGCCTCGCGATCTTCGCGCCAAACGGCTTAGGCAAGTCGAGCGTGATCGACGCGCTCGAATTCATCTTCTCCGAACATGGCACGCTCGATCGGCTCGGGCAGCGTGCATTGAACAACCAGGCCGGACCGTCCGCGCTCGTGCATAATGGCGCTCAGGCGGCGGGGATCGCGCCAGTAGTCAAATTCACGACCATCACTGGCAAGATCACCATCGATGGGAGCCGATCGGCGGCCGGTAATCCACGTCCGATCCATGCAGCGGCCAGTGCGATGAAGGCCGGATTCTTCGTGGCGCCGATCATCCGCGGCTACACGCTGCGCACTTTCGTAGAGGAGCATAAGGCGGAAACGCGCTACAGCGATGTGGTGCGCTGGCTGCAGCTCTCGCCGCTGGTCGAGGTACAGAAGAACCTGCGGCTTCTGCGCCGTGAGATCAAGGCAGCCGCCGAGAACACGGCTGAACAGGTTCGTCTGGCCGGGCAGCTGCGGGCCGAAACCGACCAGTTAGTGCAGGCTTGGGACAACGCTGCAGTGCTCGCGTTCATCAATGCGAACGTCATTGCGCGGCTTGATCCCGCGCTGACAATGAAGGTGCTCGATGCCGGCGACGCCGGCTATGTCGACATAGGCAAACGTGTCGCAGCCGAGGAGAAAAGCGTCGGCCTCGCTGGGCTGCGACAGGTCCGCAACTCGGTTATCGCGCTGTGGCAGAAGACCGTGCCCGAGGACGGTGGCGACCCCGAATATGCGGGCGCCATCGCCGCCTTCGACGAGGCGCTGTCGGTGCTGGCCGACGCTAAGGACACCGAAGCTGATGAGCGCGACAAGGCGGCGGGCACGGTCTTCCGGTCGGTATGGAAAGAGGCCGAGAAGCTCTTCGCCGACGATGCCGCGGCTCCGAACGAATGTCCGGTCTGTGCGACGGCTATCGGCTATACCGCTGCCGGAAGCGTGCCTGCGATTCGCGATCTTCTGAAGACCCATCTCGACGATCTACAGAGCTACAACGACGCCAAGACCGCGTTGGACGACGCCGATAAAGCCGCCACCAAGGCGCACAACCAGTTGATCGCGCGGCTTCCCGCGATGATCGATCATCTGCCCGACGATGATCCGGATGGCTTTAAGGCAGCACTTATCGAATATCACGCCGGCGTTGCCGCCTGGCCGACCGCCGCGGCGCCCGCGTCCGCCGCGATCACCGCCGAGCTGGAGGGAAGCCTGACCGGTCTAGATCAGGACATTGCCGCAATCGAGGACAAGCAGGGCGAACATACATGGGTTAAGGTCAAAGCTAGCATCGACCGAATGCTGAAACTCCAGACGGATGTGGCGCTGGCGACGCGCACGACCGAGGAGCTCACCGCGCTGCACGAGGCGCTCGGCACGCAGGCCACGCTCGTCTCGGGCAAGATTCGCGAGAAAATTCAGTCGTTGCTCGACACCCTCCAGGCGCCGATGAACGATATCTACAAGGAAATTCAGGGCGACAAGGCCAGGCCGATCCGGCTCGAACTGCCCGGCGAAGACGATACTAACCAACAGCGCATGCAGTTGGTCATCGATTTCGCCGACAATCGACAGGGCGTCGCGCCCGGAGGCTATCTAAGTGACTCCCAGATTCATTCGGTGGCTCTCGCGCTGCGCCTCGCGGCGATCAAGAAGTTCAACGGCGCCGCCCCGGTGATCGCGCTCGACGACGTCGTCACCTCCTATGACGCCGACCATCGCCGCGCGATCGGCGCGCTGCTCGCCAAGATGTTCACCGACTGCCAGATCATTCTCGTCACCCATGACGAGCGGTTCTTCAATCACCTGAAGGATCAGCTCGCGGCGAAGGACTGGCAGTTCACGCGCATCATCGGGCTGGACCCGGCCTATGGCCCGCGCTTCGCCGACCATAAGGTGACCGATGAGATGATCGCCGATCGCTGGGAAAAGGGCGAATCTGCGGCCAACGAGATGCGGCAGGCAGAGGAGGAATGGCTGCTCGGGATCGCGCGCGGCTTCGGCGTCAACCTCCGCATCCGCCAACTCGAGAAAGCCTATTCCTACGAACGATCCGAATTGGCCTCGGCGATCGGCGGCTTCCTCAGCGACATCAAATTGACGCCGGCCGACGTACCTGGCGTCAACAATCGCTTCATCGCCAGCTTGGTGAAGGGCGATATCGAGAATTTCGGTAGCCATTTTCAGGACGCGCCCTATGGCGACGGTTCGATCGGAGACGAGAAGACGCGCTGGGATGAATTCAGAACGTTCCGGAGACAGTTCGAATGCGTGTGTGGCCGCACGAAGTATCAGAGACCATTCGGCCTCAGCAAGCCAATCTGCGCTCACGATAAATGCGAGACACAATTTGAGTTAAAGCCTCTTGTCGTGTGA
- a CDS encoding AraC family transcriptional regulator, protein METNDLLPLKDLIDRQWRAHGRETPVDGLLLTSVTAPTGPIHAVYRPSLCVVVQGAKTSMLGDRAYRYDEGKCLIASMDVPIRAEITRATPERPYLAFSLALDPATISDLLLELGGAEEAPAAAALAVHGLDPELVDPLCRLLTLCARPRDIEILAPMIRREITWLLLNGPMGPALRQIGLAGSHMARIGRAVACIREGFAGQLNVRDLADVAGMSPATFHRHFKAVTAMTPVQYQKQLRLQEARRLLLADTADVARIGYAIGYESPSQFSREYRRLFGAPPARDGQEIRSSFIPRVDV, encoded by the coding sequence ATGGAAACCAATGACCTCTTGCCGCTCAAGGACCTGATTGACCGCCAATGGCGCGCGCATGGCCGGGAAACCCCGGTCGATGGCCTGCTGCTGACCTCGGTCACGGCACCGACCGGCCCAATCCACGCTGTCTACCGCCCCTCGCTGTGCGTTGTGGTGCAGGGCGCCAAGACCAGCATGCTCGGCGATCGGGCCTATCGCTATGATGAGGGGAAATGCCTGATCGCGTCGATGGATGTGCCGATCCGGGCCGAGATCACCCGTGCGACGCCGGAACGTCCCTATCTGGCCTTCAGTCTCGCGCTGGATCCCGCGACGATCTCCGACCTGCTGCTGGAGTTGGGGGGAGCAGAGGAGGCGCCCGCCGCGGCGGCGCTGGCGGTTCATGGCCTTGATCCGGAGCTTGTCGATCCGCTCTGCCGCCTGCTGACCCTCTGCGCCCGGCCGCGTGACATTGAAATCCTTGCGCCGATGATCCGACGCGAGATCACCTGGCTCTTGCTGAACGGACCGATGGGGCCCGCGCTTCGCCAGATCGGGTTGGCTGGCAGCCATATGGCGCGGATCGGTCGGGCCGTCGCCTGCATCCGCGAGGGCTTTGCGGGTCAGTTGAACGTGCGGGACCTGGCCGATGTCGCGGGGATGAGTCCCGCCACATTCCACCGCCACTTCAAGGCCGTGACGGCGATGACGCCGGTGCAATACCAGAAGCAGTTACGTCTGCAGGAGGCGCGTCGCCTGCTACTCGCCGACACCGCCGATGTCGCGCGGATCGGCTATGCCATCGGGTATGAAAGCCCGTCGCAGTTCAGTCGCGAGTATCGCCGCCTCTTCGGGGCGCCGCCGGCACGGGACGGGCAGGAGATCCGCAGCAGCTTCATTCCGCGGGTTGATGTGTGA